A single genomic interval of Anopheles marshallii chromosome 2, idAnoMarsDA_429_01, whole genome shotgun sequence harbors:
- the LOC128709030 gene encoding uncharacterized protein LOC128709030, giving the protein MNSMIAPIIHHQTGNPSSSFLGLNFHHTILQLPLQPDVIDKDRLLSHFKTTRPFSAAHAMPLHTTPGLGPSTPDLMVRALHTKQAYQRELLSLETKYNNVSTSYPLDSNEGEHVQHSVALVYAALLDRDPDPYLQPSTGYDYHFTGGTMVAIQSSNGEEGYTATIFKAIGASLENVEILRVGESAQDEFHCDGDLMVKEVQSYPVDVAGPILEIVSDDDGTVVLVRKQNVMLILREVDVSSEVKEWRTVQKIYSTNSFASVCFVTKPAAPCDTLTLCTTDYQRQLQLWMVSDDEASCEHIVKLPPATTATDKRLTHRIEDNWLAVRSVDGQSIVACLDRKVIRFFTLLKNESSSSDPDADTYRLVYRGGNGFARWISECELCCALEVTPSKGLLFIDTCHKLIVGRIEGKDDQEDRIELKVLLVFAHNLHQRPVFISHQWDATSDKDVEHHFVLFGSHLPMSYGIASFTRAGPATTPVYAAQHYPYHPPTFHNTYKLAQTRGFCLSAYEPLKQRFYACQSGAVLIRGRTPRDDGEEPRLHILLQTSAGDLLQQRVSYNFARTEENADGREDANTKKQTMAMVLQHWHEKLVLQAGKIPYRASSFKTMQKFRDIFNCPIDGNNLNEVLFLPPAPKRVRRRRKASNVALYSDNEKETSNETDDDEGLGSSTRDGTSTCSDKTQRWALRRRQKYGYQKTIPWRQTIEELLQYRDVLAPSMLAVWGVKHDSATPGQSTNLGQIPTRLPPLADINERVGSWITGTSREQCELENIAEENGVLGKSNSVGRHGPDAETEEYHSQDLFSQPLTPSQTFTASQLFQQGEQTERANAKPSKKAYLKGF; this is encoded by the coding sequence ATGAATTCCATGATCGCACCGATAATACATCACCAAACCGGTAATCCGTCGTCATCCTTCCTAGGGCTAAACTTTCACCATACGATTCTGCAGCTTCCGTTGCAACCGGACGTAATCGATAAGGATCGTTTGTTAAGTCATTTTAAAACCACACGTCCCTTTTCCGCCGCTCATGCGATGCCGCTGCATACTACCCCCGGATTAGGCCCTTCGACGCCCGATCTAATGGTACGAGCGCTACACACCAAACAGGCATATCAACGGGAGCTGTTAAGCCTGGAAACAAAGTATAACAACGTGTCCACGTCCTATCCGCTTGATTCCAATGAAGGGGAGCATGTGCAACATTCGGTGGCACTTGTATACGCGGCCCTACTTGATCGCGATCCCGATCCATACCTGCAGCCAAGCACGGGCTATGATTATCACTTTACCGGTGGTACCATGGTGGCAATACAAAGCTCCAACGGTGAGGAAGGATATACCGCAACCATATTCAAAGCCATTGGAGCAAGCTtggaaaatgtggaaataCTGCGAGTCGGTGAGTCAGCGCAGGATGAATTTCATTGTGATGGAGACCTGATGGTGAAAGAGGTGCAATCGTATCCTGTCGATGTAGCTGGTCCAATTTTAGAAATTGTTTCAGACGATGATGGCACGGTAGTGCtggttagaaaacaaaacgttatgCTAATTTTACGGGAAGTGGACGTCTCGTCGGAAGTGAAGGAATGGCGGACAGTGCAGAAAATTTACTCCACGAACTCGTTTGCgagcgtttgttttgtcacGAAACCGGCGGCACCATGTGACACGCTTACACTCTGCACAACCGACTACCAGCGGCAACTTCAGCTGTGGATGGTCAGTGATGATGAAGCATCGTGTGAGCACATTGTAAAGCTTCCGCCAGCAACGACCGCGACTGACAAAAGACTTACACATCGTATTGAAGATAACTGGCTGGCGGTGCGATCCGTCGATGGCCAATCGATAGTGGCTTGTCTTGATCGTAAAGTAATTCGGTTTTTTACGTTGCTAAAAAATGAATCGTCGAGTTCCGATCCGGACGCGGACACGTACCGACTTGTGTACCGTGGTGGAAATGGGTTTGCACGGTGGATATCCGAATGTGAACTTTGTTGCGCGCTAGAGGTAACGCCCTCGAAAGGCCTCCTTTTTATAGACACCTGCCACAAGCTCATTGTTGGAAGGATAGAGGGAAAAGACGATCAAGAGGACAGGATCGAATTAAAAGTGTTGCTCGTTTTTGCTCACAACTTACATCAACGTCCCGTCTTTATTAGTCACCAATGGGACGCGACCAGCGATAAAGATGTGGAACACCATTTCGTACTCTTCGGTAGCCATCTACCGATGAGCTACGGTATAGCAAGTTTTACCCGTGCCGGTCCAGCCACCACACCGGTATATGCTGCCCAGCACTATCCCTACCATCCGCCTACGTTTCACAACACCTACAAGCTAGCCCAGACGCGCGGATTCTGTCTTTCCGCGTACGAACCACTAAAGCAACGGTTTTACGCGTGTCAATCCGGTGCGGTACTTATCCGAGGTAGAACACCACGTGACGACGGGGAGGAACCGCGCTTGCACATTCTGCTGCAGACGTCAGCTGGAGATTTGCTACAACAACGGGTCTCGTACAATTTCGCACGGACTGAGGAAAATGCTGACGGTCGAGAGGACGCTAACACAAAGAAGCAAACGATGGCGATGGTTTTGCAACATTGGCATGAAAAGTTAGTACTGCAGGCGGGCAAAATTCCATACCGTGCCTCAAGCTTTAAAACGATGCAAAAATTTCGCGACATTTTCAACTGCCCGATCGATGGGAATAACCTAAACGAGGTGCTATTTCTACCCCCAGCGCCAAAAAGGGTACGCAGACGAAGGAAAGCTTCCAACGTAGCGTTGTATAGCGATAACGAGAAAGAAACCTCGAATGAGACAGATGACGACGAAGGGCTTGGATCTTCAACACGGGACGGTACGTCTACCTGTTCGGATAAAACGCAACGCTGGGCACTTCGACGGCGGCAAAAGTATGGATACCAAAAGACCATACCGTGGAGGCAAACGATCGAAGAGCTGCTACAGTATCGGGATGTGCTCGCGCCGTCAATGCTTGCCGTGTGGGGTGTTAAGCACGATTCTGCTACTCCCGGACAAAGTACGAATCTGGGGCAAATTCCTACCCGTTTGCCACCGTTGGCAGATATTAATGAGCGTGTTGGAAGCTGGATTACTGGTACATCGCGCGAGCAGTGCGAACTGGAAAATATAGCTGAGGAAAATGGAGTGTTGGGCAAATCGAACAGTGTGGGTCGACATGGGCCAGATGCAGAAACGGAGGAGTACCACAGTCAGGATCTGTTCTCACAACCATTGACACCATCACAAACATTCACCGCTTCTCAGTTGTTCCAGCAAGGGGAGCAAACAGAAAGAGCGAACGCCAAGCCGTCGAAGAAAGCATACTTGAAAGGTTTCTAA
- the LOC128708300 gene encoding mitochondrial import inner membrane translocase subunit Tim29 has translation MSLNSGARGFRRAPSLFRNTFEQLKTRYDSVQARLDAITLPERYKGTILEKWALYWKNLVIDYKEMVIDTGRTMRERPVRSSVYVSLLAGGLYAGARNPSETDFYDQFRQAYNKLSLVHPICQNPVASRHLTFLERCHNEGILRRLSLGVVSFLWLDNYDKGLAIYKAVCPYLQPRYLTFHERIIDVGFNQKYWVLERKMIDYDINEENL, from the coding sequence ATGTCCCTCAATTCGGGCGCACGAGGCTTTCGCCGTGCACCATCCCTGTTTCGCAACACCTTCGAGCAGCTGAAAACCCGCTACGACAGTGTACAGGCGCGGCTCGATGCAATCACCCTTCCGGAGCGCTACAAAGGCACGATCCTGGAGAAATGGGCCTTGTACTGGAAAAATCTCGTGATCGATTACAAGGAAATGGTCATCGATACTGGACGTACGATGCGGGAACGACCCGTTCGTAGTAGTGTCTACGTTTCGCTACTTGCCGGTGGTTTGTATGCCGGTGCACGCAATCCCTCGGAGACAGATTTCTACGACCAGTTTCGGCAGGCGTACAACAAATTATCGCTGGTGCATCCTATCTGCCAGAATCCGGTCGCCTCGCGGCATCTAACGTTTCTGGAACGATGTCATAACGAGGGCATCCTTAGGCGGTTGTCGCTGGGTGTCGTCTCGTTCCTGTGGCTCGATAATTACGACAAGGGCTTGGCCATCTACAAAGCGGTCTGTCCGTATCTGCAGCCACGATATTTAACCTTCCACGAGCGCATAATTGACGTGGGGTTTAATCAAAAGTATTGGGTACTGGAACGAAAAATGATAGACTATGATATCAATGAGGagaatttgtaa